One genomic region from Pseudomonas sp. R5-89-07 encodes:
- a CDS encoding acyl-CoA dehydrogenase family protein, whose protein sequence is MNLHRFAETHDVTNQPPSLDGINLYRIDLPLQEWARRFGAGWAESRIDAYGALAGGPLMEAGFLANQHKPVFNSHDRYGHRIDLVEFHPAYHELMRTAVEHGLPSLPWAHPQSGAHVARAAMTYLHSQAEAGSGCPLTMTFACVPALRLQPDLADLWLPKILNTQYDPRNVGIAHKAGATIGMAMTEKQGGTDVRANTTRAYPVGAGGPGQAYELVGHKWFCSAPMCDGFLTLAQTDKGLTCFLLPRHRPDDTRNEFYIQRLKNKLGNCSNASSEVEFRGALAWMIGEEGRGVPTIIEMVAMTRFDCMVGSSALMRQALTQASHHCAHRSVGGRVLSEQPLMQNVLADLALESEAALALCLRMGRALDHLGNEQEAKFARLVTAVGKYWICKRAPAMINEAAECMGGAGYVEDSILPRLYREAPVNSTWEGSGNVQCLDVLRALSKEPGVLEALFVELGDGQGDQRLARHIERLKSAFMDTQDIQYRARQLTEDIALALQAKLLLEAGNAAVSDGFIASRLGESSGRVYGALPRGVDVQALVARSTPA, encoded by the coding sequence ATGAACCTGCACCGGTTTGCCGAAACCCACGACGTCACCAACCAGCCACCGTCCCTGGACGGTATCAACCTGTACCGCATCGACCTGCCCCTGCAAGAGTGGGCGCGTCGCTTTGGCGCCGGCTGGGCCGAGTCGCGTATCGATGCCTATGGTGCGCTGGCCGGCGGGCCTTTGATGGAGGCCGGGTTCCTGGCCAACCAGCACAAGCCGGTGTTCAACAGCCATGACCGTTATGGTCACAGGATTGATCTGGTGGAGTTTCATCCCGCCTATCACGAGCTGATGCGCACCGCCGTCGAGCATGGCCTGCCGTCGCTGCCGTGGGCCCATCCGCAATCCGGCGCCCATGTGGCGCGCGCCGCGATGACCTACCTGCACAGCCAGGCCGAAGCCGGCAGCGGGTGCCCGCTGACCATGACCTTCGCCTGCGTCCCGGCCCTGCGGTTGCAACCGGACCTGGCGGACCTCTGGCTGCCGAAGATTCTCAACACCCAATACGACCCGCGCAACGTCGGCATTGCCCACAAGGCCGGTGCCACCATCGGCATGGCCATGACCGAGAAGCAGGGCGGCACCGACGTGCGCGCCAACACTACCCGCGCCTACCCGGTGGGCGCGGGCGGCCCGGGGCAAGCCTACGAACTGGTGGGGCACAAGTGGTTCTGCTCGGCGCCGATGTGCGACGGCTTCCTCACCTTGGCGCAGACCGACAAGGGCCTGACCTGTTTCCTGCTGCCCCGGCATCGCCCGGATGACACGCGCAACGAGTTCTACATCCAGCGTTTGAAGAACAAGCTGGGCAACTGCTCCAACGCCTCCAGCGAAGTGGAGTTCCGTGGCGCTCTGGCCTGGATGATCGGTGAAGAGGGGCGCGGCGTACCGACGATCATCGAGATGGTCGCCATGACCCGCTTCGATTGCATGGTCGGCTCCAGCGCGCTGATGCGCCAGGCATTGACCCAGGCGAGCCATCACTGTGCCCATCGCTCGGTGGGCGGCCGCGTGCTGAGCGAGCAGCCGCTGATGCAGAACGTGCTGGCCGACCTGGCCCTGGAAAGCGAAGCGGCCCTGGCCCTGTGCCTGCGCATGGGCCGGGCGCTGGATCACCTGGGCAATGAACAGGAAGCCAAATTCGCCCGGCTGGTGACGGCGGTGGGCAAGTATTGGATCTGCAAGCGGGCGCCCGCCATGATCAACGAAGCCGCCGAATGCATGGGCGGCGCCGGTTATGTGGAGGACAGCATCCTGCCGCGTCTATACCGTGAGGCGCCGGTGAATTCGACGTGGGAAGGCTCCGGCAACGTGCAATGCCTGGACGTACTGCGGGCCTTGTCGAAAGAGCCAGGTGTTTTGGAAGCGTTGTTTGTCGAACTCGGCGATGGACAGGGCGACCAGCGACTGGCGCGGCACATCGAGCGGTTGAAGTCGGCGTTCATGGACACTCAGGATATTCAGTACCGCGCCCGCCAGCTGACCGAGGATATTGCCCTGGCGCTGCAGGCCAAGCTGTTGCTGGAGGCGGGCAATGCAGCGGTCAGTGATGGGTTTATTGCCAGTCGCCTGGGCGAGTCGTCGGGGCGGGTCTATGGCGCCTTGCCGCGCGGGGTGGATGTGCAAGCCCTTGTCGCCCGCTCAACACCTGCCTGA
- a CDS encoding hybrid sensor histidine kinase/response regulator: MRYLLILLLCGLPLLAGAVEFNQSTRSLPLGRVMQVLEDPTGNLTIADVTSPAYATQFRAHDKPTLNAGYSHSVFWLKVDLHYTAVDPRSPRTWFLELAYPPLNRLDLYQNDGTGNYRLTTRTGSALPFSSREVRQSNYLFKLNFVPDQQQTVYLRLQSQGSIQAPLTLWAGTAYMEEQPLRLYVLGAIYGVLLGMLVYNLFIYLSVRDTSYLYYILYIASFGLYQLSVNGVAVEYFWPNNPWWANAAVPFLIGSAALFGSLFARSFLHTAQHSRWLDRILLALAACGGLVMVLALLTSYAVALRLATALALVFTVTIFVAAIKAWYCGQRMARYFIIAWSAFLLGGVVNTLMVLGYLPNVFLTMYASQIGSAIEVALLSLALADRINGMREQQAQILFDASQKLEVLNQQLARSNRLKDEFLATLTHELRTPMNGVIGSLELMQTVPLDDDLAQYQQTAAGSARDMMRMVNGILTLTELQAGRLAARPQVFGLRGALESLRQQFTTSAQAKGLEFSVDVADAVPDRVIGDADKLIQCLDCLLDNAFKFTHHGAVRLRVVGVPQPDGELRLSFIVTDTGIGFAFLDEATLYQRFFQLDGSMTREYGGLGIGLAICRQLIELVGGRLTHHSEPRKGSRFQLEMDVKTVPPEPKPAAQGLPAQRAPQECTVLLVDDNSVAQLAVRGMLLKLGYRVKAVDGGPAALATLQDHSFDAVVLDVPEGGFSLCCQIRALPGCAELPVIGLSTALNTADRERCHGIGMSEHLAKPVRFEALQAALERLVLCPPEGESAEHSARMPLF, translated from the coding sequence ATGCGCTATTTGCTGATTTTATTATTGTGCGGTCTGCCGCTGCTGGCCGGCGCCGTCGAGTTCAATCAGAGTACCCGAAGCCTGCCACTGGGCCGAGTCATGCAAGTGCTCGAAGACCCGACCGGCAACCTCACCATCGCCGATGTCACTTCCCCCGCGTATGCGACCCAATTCAGGGCTCATGACAAGCCCACCCTCAATGCCGGTTATTCGCACTCGGTGTTCTGGTTGAAGGTCGACCTGCATTACACCGCCGTTGACCCTCGCTCCCCGCGTACCTGGTTTCTGGAACTGGCTTACCCGCCGCTCAATCGCCTGGACCTGTACCAGAACGACGGCACCGGCAACTATCGACTCACAACCCGCACCGGTAGTGCGTTACCGTTTTCCAGCCGTGAGGTGCGCCAGAGCAACTATCTGTTCAAGCTCAACTTCGTGCCCGACCAGCAGCAGACGGTCTACCTGCGCCTCCAGAGCCAAGGCTCGATCCAGGCGCCGTTGACCCTCTGGGCAGGCACCGCCTATATGGAAGAACAGCCGCTGCGCCTGTATGTGCTGGGTGCTATCTACGGCGTGTTGCTGGGCATGCTGGTCTATAACCTGTTTATTTATTTGAGCGTACGCGACACCAGCTACCTCTATTACATCCTCTATATCGCCTCGTTCGGCCTGTACCAACTGTCGGTCAATGGCGTGGCCGTGGAGTACTTCTGGCCGAACAACCCGTGGTGGGCGAACGCGGCGGTGCCGTTCCTGATTGGCTCGGCGGCCTTGTTCGGCAGCCTGTTCGCGCGCAGCTTCCTGCACACCGCGCAACACAGCCGCTGGCTCGACCGCATCCTGCTGGCGCTGGCGGCCTGTGGCGGGTTGGTCATGGTGCTGGCGCTGTTGACCAGCTACGCGGTGGCGCTGCGCCTGGCCACTGCGCTGGCGCTGGTGTTTACCGTGACCATCTTCGTGGCGGCGATCAAGGCCTGGTATTGCGGGCAGCGCATGGCGCGCTATTTCATCATCGCATGGTCGGCGTTCTTGCTCGGCGGGGTGGTCAATACGCTGATGGTGCTGGGCTATTTGCCCAACGTATTCCTCACCATGTATGCCAGTCAGATCGGCTCGGCCATCGAAGTCGCGCTGCTGTCCCTGGCCCTGGCCGACCGTATCAACGGTATGCGTGAGCAGCAGGCGCAGATCCTGTTCGACGCCAGCCAGAAGCTCGAAGTGCTCAACCAGCAACTGGCCCGCAGCAATCGACTCAAGGATGAATTTCTCGCTACCTTGACCCACGAATTACGCACGCCGATGAACGGCGTGATCGGCTCCCTTGAACTAATGCAAACCGTGCCTCTGGACGATGACCTGGCGCAGTACCAGCAAACTGCCGCAGGCTCGGCGCGGGACATGATGCGCATGGTCAACGGCATCCTCACCCTGACCGAGTTGCAGGCCGGCCGCCTGGCTGCCCGACCGCAGGTGTTCGGCTTGCGCGGCGCGCTTGAAAGCCTGCGTCAACAGTTCACCACCAGTGCCCAGGCCAAGGGCCTGGAGTTTTCCGTAGACGTTGCCGATGCCGTGCCGGACCGCGTGATCGGCGACGCCGACAAGCTGATCCAGTGCCTGGATTGCTTGCTGGACAACGCATTCAAATTCACCCACCACGGCGCCGTGCGCTTGCGCGTGGTAGGGGTTCCCCAGCCAGATGGCGAATTGCGCCTGAGCTTTATCGTGACCGATACCGGCATCGGCTTCGCCTTCCTGGACGAGGCCACGCTGTACCAGCGCTTCTTCCAGCTCGATGGCTCGATGACCCGCGAATACGGTGGCCTGGGCATTGGCCTGGCGATTTGCAGGCAGTTGATCGAGCTGGTGGGCGGGCGCCTCACCCATCATTCAGAGCCACGCAAGGGCAGTCGCTTCCAGCTGGAAATGGACGTCAAGACGGTCCCGCCCGAACCGAAGCCGGCCGCGCAGGGGCTGCCTGCACAACGAGCGCCGCAGGAATGCACGGTGCTGCTGGTGGATGACAACAGCGTGGCGCAACTGGCGGTGCGGGGCATGCTGCTCAAGCTGGGTTATCGGGTGAAGGCCGTGGACGGTGGCCCGGCTGCATTGGCAACCCTGCAGGATCACAGCTTCGATGCGGTGGTGCTGGATGTCCCCGAAGGTGGCTTCTCGTTGTGCTGTCAGATTCGCGCCTTGCCGGGCTGCGCTGAGTTACCGGTGATCGGCCTGAGCACGGCGCTCAATACCGCTGACCGTGAGCGTTGCCATGGCATCGGCATGAGCGAACACTTGGCCAAGCCGGTGCGTTTCGAGGCCCTGCAGGCTGCGCTGGAGCGTCTCGTGCTGTGCCCGCCTGAGGGCGAAAGCGCCGAACATTCGGCGCGTATGCCACTTTTTTAA
- a CDS encoding hydroxymethylpyrimidine/phosphomethylpyrimidine kinase, translating to MNIYSSRPVVLCLSGHDPSGGAGLQADIEALLAQGCHAAPAVTALTVQNTVNVSDFRVLDREWVLAQANAVLGDSEVAAVKLGMLGSTAMVDTVVELLQAHPHLPVVCDPVLRAGGGGSLGKDEVGYAMRERLLPLALIATPNLPEARILAELPDGSADECAEKLLPYVKHLLITGGHGDEHEVHNRLYSRDGSRHTYTCQRLPGSYHGSGCTLASALAGRLAQGEGLASAVQSALNYTWRTLRDAEQLGQGQFVPRRLPLDFCS from the coding sequence ATGAATATCTACAGCTCTCGCCCTGTTGTTCTCTGTCTCTCCGGCCATGACCCCAGTGGTGGTGCCGGCTTGCAGGCAGATATCGAAGCCCTGCTCGCCCAGGGTTGCCACGCGGCGCCTGCCGTCACCGCGCTGACCGTGCAGAACACCGTCAATGTCAGCGACTTCCGCGTGCTCGACCGCGAGTGGGTGCTGGCCCAGGCCAATGCCGTGCTCGGCGACTCCGAAGTCGCGGCGGTCAAGCTGGGCATGCTGGGGTCTACCGCGATGGTCGACACGGTGGTCGAACTGCTGCAGGCGCACCCGCACCTGCCGGTGGTCTGCGACCCGGTGCTGCGCGCCGGCGGCGGTGGCAGCCTGGGCAAGGATGAAGTCGGCTATGCGATGCGCGAGCGGCTGTTGCCCCTGGCGCTGATCGCCACGCCCAACCTGCCTGAGGCCCGCATCCTTGCCGAATTGCCTGACGGCAGCGCCGATGAATGCGCCGAGAAGCTGCTTCCGTACGTCAAGCACCTGCTGATCACCGGCGGCCACGGCGACGAGCACGAAGTGCACAACCGCCTCTACAGCCGCGACGGCAGCCGCCATACCTACACGTGCCAGCGTCTGCCCGGCAGCTATCACGGCTCGGGTTGCACGCTGGCCAGCGCATTGGCGGGGCGACTCGCCCAGGGCGAAGGCCTGGCCAGCGCCGTACAGTCGGCGCTCAACTACACTTGGCGCACCCTGCGAGATGCCGAACAACTCGGCCAGGGCCAGTTCGTACCGCGTCGGTTGCCACTGGATTTCTGCTCGTAG
- the thiE gene encoding thiamine phosphate synthase, translating into MKLRGLYAITDSQLLAGKFLAYVEAALDGGVTLLQYRDKSSDDARRLREAEKLRELCSRYKTQLIINDDAELAARLGVGVHLGQTDGPLTPARALLGSRAIIGATCHSQIELAEQAAKEGASYVAFGRFFNSTTKPGAPAASLEMLAEARKRLHLPICVIGGVTLENAEPLVAHGADLLAVVHGLFGADSTQEVTRRARAFNDLLKSSV; encoded by the coding sequence ATGAAACTACGTGGCCTTTACGCCATTACCGACAGCCAACTGTTGGCCGGCAAGTTCCTCGCCTACGTCGAAGCGGCGCTGGACGGCGGCGTGACACTGTTGCAGTACCGCGACAAAAGCAGCGACGACGCGCGCCGTCTGCGTGAAGCCGAGAAACTGCGGGAGCTGTGCTCGCGCTACAAGACCCAATTGATCATCAACGACGATGCCGAACTGGCCGCACGCCTGGGCGTGGGCGTGCACCTGGGCCAGACCGACGGCCCGCTGACCCCGGCCCGGGCGCTGCTTGGCTCCAGAGCGATCATCGGTGCCACCTGCCACAGCCAGATCGAACTGGCCGAACAGGCTGCCAAAGAGGGCGCCAGCTATGTCGCCTTTGGCCGCTTCTTCAACTCTACGACCAAGCCCGGCGCCCCTGCCGCCAGCCTTGAAATGCTGGCCGAGGCGCGCAAGCGCCTGCACCTGCCGATCTGCGTGATCGGCGGGGTGACCCTGGAAAACGCCGAACCGCTGGTGGCCCACGGAGCCGACCTGCTCGCCGTGGTGCACGGCCTGTTCGGCGCCGACAGCACCCAGGAAGTCACGCGCCGCGCCCGTGCATTCAACGACCTTCTTAAATCTTCAGTTTAG
- the hemL gene encoding glutamate-1-semialdehyde 2,1-aminomutase produces the protein MSRSETLFANAQKHIPGGVNSPVRAFKSVGGTPLFFKHAEGAYVTDEDDKRYVDYVGSWGPMILGHSHPDVLDAVRQQLQHGLSYGAPTAMETEMADLVCSIVPSMEMVRMVSSGTEATMSAIRLARGFTGRDSIIKFEGCYHGHSDSLLVKAGSGALTQGVPSSAGVPAAFAKHTLTLPFNDIAAVEQMLSEVGQEVACIIVEPVAGNMNCVPPAPGFLEGLREQCDKHGVVLIFDEVMTGFRVALGGAQAHYGVTPDLSTFGKIIGGGMPVGCFGGKREIMQHIAPLGPVYQAGTLSGNPLAMAAGLTTLRLISRPGFHAELTDYTTRLLDGLQVRADAAGIPFVTTQAGGMFGLYFSGADDIVTFDDVMGSDADLFKRFFHLMLEGGVYLAPSAFEAGFTSIAHGDAELKLTLDAAERAFAALK, from the coding sequence ATGTCCCGTTCCGAAACCCTGTTTGCCAACGCCCAGAAACACATCCCCGGTGGTGTGAACTCCCCCGTGCGTGCGTTCAAGAGCGTGGGCGGCACGCCGTTGTTCTTCAAGCATGCCGAAGGCGCCTATGTCACCGACGAAGATGACAAGCGCTACGTCGACTACGTCGGCTCCTGGGGCCCGATGATCCTCGGCCACAGCCACCCGGACGTGCTGGACGCCGTACGCCAGCAACTGCAGCATGGCTTGTCCTACGGCGCCCCGACCGCGATGGAAACCGAGATGGCCGACCTGGTCTGCTCGATCGTGCCGTCGATGGAAATGGTGCGCATGGTCAGCTCCGGCACCGAAGCCACCATGAGCGCCATCCGCCTGGCCCGTGGTTTCACTGGCCGCGACAGCATCATCAAGTTCGAAGGCTGCTACCACGGCCATTCCGACAGCCTGCTGGTAAAAGCCGGTTCCGGCGCGCTGACCCAGGGCGTACCGAGTTCGGCCGGCGTACCGGCGGCGTTCGCCAAACACACCCTGACCCTGCCGTTCAACGACATCGCCGCCGTCGAGCAAATGCTCAGTGAAGTCGGCCAGGAAGTGGCCTGTATCATCGTCGAGCCGGTCGCCGGCAACATGAACTGCGTACCGCCAGCCCCTGGTTTCCTCGAAGGCCTGCGCGAGCAGTGCGACAAGCACGGCGTAGTGCTGATTTTTGACGAAGTGATGACCGGCTTCCGCGTCGCCCTCGGTGGTGCCCAGGCTCACTATGGCGTCACACCGGACCTGAGCACCTTCGGCAAGATCATCGGTGGCGGCATGCCAGTGGGCTGCTTCGGCGGCAAGCGCGAGATCATGCAGCACATCGCCCCCCTGGGCCCGGTCTACCAGGCCGGTACGCTGTCCGGTAACCCGCTGGCGATGGCCGCCGGCCTGACCACCCTGCGCTTGATCAGCCGCCCGGGCTTTCACGCCGAGCTGACCGACTACACCACCCGCCTGCTGGACGGCCTGCAAGTGCGCGCCGACGCGGCCGGCATCCCGTTTGTCACCACCCAGGCTGGCGGCATGTTTGGCCTATATTTCAGCGGCGCCGACGACATCGTCACCTTTGATGACGTCATGGGCAGCGATGCGGATTTGTTCAAGCGCTTCTTCCACCTGATGCTCGAAGGCGGTGTGTACCTGGCACCAAGTGCCTTTGAAGCTGGCTTCACCTCGATCGCCCATGGTGATGCCGAGCTGAAGCTGACCCTGGATGCTGCCGAGCGCGCCTTTGCGGCCCTGAAATAA
- a CDS encoding tetratricopeptide repeat protein, producing MKRTGRTLVLGCLLLLQPLLAHAQAGGNSLLIPAMGRCTLNTQPDTQAEALSACQKQADEGDAQAQYELGEYYHDSKNPAVDLNKALSYFEKASLQGHAQAQFQLGNMFFRGEGVPANNVQAYIVLKMAAVNGAEDALDTADEVAEHMQRDELEVATQVLGQIFRNYLQELQSADGRSPFSPLP from the coding sequence ATGAAACGCACCGGCCGCACCCTGGTTCTGGGCTGCCTGTTGCTCCTTCAACCGCTGCTGGCACATGCACAAGCAGGCGGCAACTCGTTGTTAATCCCAGCGATGGGTCGCTGCACCCTCAATACCCAGCCGGACACCCAGGCCGAAGCCCTGAGCGCGTGCCAGAAACAGGCCGATGAGGGGGATGCGCAAGCGCAATACGAGTTGGGCGAGTACTACCACGACAGCAAGAACCCGGCCGTCGACCTCAACAAAGCGTTGAGCTACTTCGAGAAGGCGTCGCTCCAGGGCCACGCCCAGGCGCAATTCCAGCTGGGCAACATGTTCTTTCGCGGCGAAGGCGTACCGGCCAATAACGTTCAGGCTTACATCGTGCTGAAAATGGCGGCAGTCAACGGTGCCGAAGACGCGCTGGACACCGCCGACGAAGTCGCCGAGCACATGCAGCGCGATGAACTGGAAGTGGCGACCCAGGTGCTGGGGCAGATCTTCCGCAATTACCTGCAGGAACTGCAGAGCGCCGACGGGCGTTCGCCCTTTTCACCCCTTCCCTGA
- a CDS encoding DUF1820 family protein, whose translation MTKREAPIYKVIFLNQGQVFEMYAKQIYQSDLWGFLEVEEFVFGERTQLVVDPGEEKLKAQFEGVVRSFVPMHSIVRIDEVERLGTPKISEARGTSNVMPFPMPMPEK comes from the coding sequence ATGACCAAACGTGAAGCTCCAATCTACAAGGTGATTTTCCTCAACCAGGGCCAGGTGTTCGAAATGTACGCCAAGCAGATCTATCAAAGTGATCTGTGGGGCTTTCTGGAGGTGGAAGAGTTCGTCTTTGGCGAGCGCACCCAGTTGGTAGTCGACCCGGGTGAGGAAAAGCTCAAGGCTCAGTTTGAAGGCGTGGTGCGCAGTTTTGTGCCGATGCATTCGATTGTGCGCATCGATGAAGTCGAGCGCCTGGGCACGCCCAAGATCAGCGAGGCGCGGGGCACCAGCAATGTGATGCCGTTTCCGATGCCGATGCCTGAGAAGTAA
- the miaB gene encoding tRNA (N6-isopentenyl adenosine(37)-C2)-methylthiotransferase MiaB, which yields MAKKLYIETHGCQMNEYDSSRMVDLLGEHQALEVTARAEDADVILLNTCSIRERAQDRVYSQLGRWRELKLANPDMVIAVGGCVASQEGAAIRDRAPYVDVVFGPQTLHRLPEMIDAARMTKLPQVDVSFPEIEKFDHLPEPRIDGPSAYVSVMEGCSKYCTFCVVPYTRGEEVSRPFDDVLAEIIHLAENGVREVTLLGQNVNGYRGVTDDGRLADLAELIRVVAAVEGIERIRYTTSHPLEFSDSLIQAHAEVPELVKHLHLPVQSGSDRILSAMKRNHTALEYKSKLRKLRAAVPGICISSDFIVGFPGETEKDFQQTMKLIEDVGFDFSYSFVYSQRPGTPAADLLDETPEALKKERLNALQHRLNQQGFEISRQMVGSIQRILVTDYSKKDPGELQGRTENNRIVNFRCDNPTLIGQFADVHIDAAQPHSLRGSLIQ from the coding sequence ATGGCCAAGAAGCTTTACATCGAAACCCACGGTTGCCAGATGAACGAGTACGACAGCTCGCGCATGGTCGACCTGCTGGGCGAACACCAGGCCCTGGAAGTCACCGCCCGCGCCGAAGATGCCGACGTGATCCTGCTCAATACCTGCTCGATCCGCGAGCGGGCCCAGGACCGTGTGTACTCGCAGCTGGGCCGCTGGCGCGAATTGAAGCTGGCCAACCCGGACATGGTAATCGCCGTTGGCGGTTGCGTGGCCAGCCAGGAAGGCGCCGCGATCCGCGACCGCGCGCCCTATGTCGATGTGGTCTTCGGCCCGCAGACGCTGCACCGCCTGCCGGAAATGATCGACGCTGCGCGCATGACCAAATTGCCGCAAGTGGACGTGTCGTTCCCTGAAATCGAAAAATTCGACCATTTGCCCGAGCCGCGTATCGACGGGCCCAGCGCCTATGTGTCGGTGATGGAAGGCTGCAGCAAATACTGCACCTTCTGTGTAGTGCCCTACACCCGTGGCGAAGAAGTCAGCCGGCCGTTTGACGATGTGCTGGCGGAAATCATCCACCTGGCCGAAAACGGCGTGCGTGAAGTGACCCTGCTGGGCCAGAACGTCAACGGTTACCGTGGCGTGACCGACGATGGCCGCCTGGCTGACCTGGCGGAGCTGATCCGCGTGGTTGCCGCCGTCGAGGGCATCGAGCGCATCCGCTACACCACGTCGCACCCGCTGGAGTTCTCCGACAGCCTGATCCAGGCGCACGCCGAAGTGCCGGAGTTGGTCAAGCACCTGCATTTGCCGGTGCAGTCGGGCTCGGACCGCATCCTGTCGGCGATGAAGCGCAACCACACGGCCCTGGAGTACAAATCCAAGCTGCGCAAATTGCGCGCCGCCGTGCCAGGCATCTGCATCAGCTCGGACTTTATCGTCGGTTTCCCTGGCGAGACCGAGAAGGATTTCCAGCAGACCATGAAGCTGATCGAGGACGTGGGTTTCGACTTCTCCTACTCGTTTGTCTACAGCCAGCGTCCGGGCACCCCAGCGGCCGACCTGCTGGACGAAACTCCGGAAGCGCTGAAAAAGGAACGTTTGAATGCGCTGCAACATCGCCTGAATCAGCAGGGTTTCGAGATCAGCCGACAAATGGTCGGTTCGATCCAGCGCATCCTGGTGACCGATTATTCGAAGAAGGACCCTGGCGAGTTGCAGGGCCGCACCGAGAACAATCGCATCGTCAACTTCCGCTGCGACAACCCGACCCTGATCGGCCAGTTTGCCGATGTGCATATCGACGCGGCGCAACCGCACTCGTTGCGTGGGTCGTTGATCCAGTAA
- a CDS encoding PhoH family protein, translating into MNAPTVEPHRFLLEPFEARRFANLCGQFDEHLRLIEQRLSIEIRNRGNQFELIGEPQHTTSAENLLRRLYRETKGSELSPETVHLYLQESAVQDLASNPVAEASVALRTKKGMIRPRGLNQQKYVKEILGNDINFGIGPAGTGKTYLAVACAVDALEREQVRRILLVRPAVEAGEKLGFLPGDLAQKIDPYLRPLYDALYEMLGFEYVAKLIERQVIEIAPLAYMRGRTLNNSFIILDESQNTTVEQMKMFLTRIGFGSTAVITGDITQVDLPKGTKSGLGQVIEVLKDVPGISFTHFMPKDVVRHPLVQRIVEAYERFEHRDDGLSKDVRRDA; encoded by the coding sequence TTGAACGCACCTACAGTAGAACCCCATCGTTTTCTCCTCGAGCCGTTTGAGGCTCGCCGTTTCGCCAACCTGTGCGGACAGTTCGACGAGCACCTGCGCCTGATCGAACAACGCCTGAGCATCGAGATCCGCAACCGCGGCAATCAGTTCGAGCTCATTGGTGAGCCCCAGCACACCACGTCTGCGGAAAACCTGCTGCGTCGCCTCTACCGCGAAACCAAGGGCAGTGAGCTGTCGCCGGAAACGGTGCACCTGTACCTGCAGGAATCCGCCGTGCAAGACCTGGCCAGCAACCCCGTGGCCGAAGCCAGCGTGGCCCTGCGTACCAAGAAAGGCATGATTCGCCCACGCGGCTTGAATCAGCAGAAGTACGTCAAGGAAATCCTCGGCAACGACATCAACTTCGGCATCGGCCCGGCCGGTACCGGCAAGACCTACCTGGCCGTGGCCTGTGCGGTGGATGCCCTGGAGCGCGAACAGGTTCGCCGCATCCTGCTGGTGCGCCCGGCCGTCGAGGCGGGCGAAAAGCTCGGCTTCCTGCCTGGCGACCTGGCCCAGAAGATCGACCCGTACCTGCGCCCGCTCTACGACGCACTCTACGAGATGCTGGGCTTTGAGTACGTGGCCAAGCTGATCGAACGCCAGGTGATCGAAATCGCGCCGCTGGCCTACATGCGTGGTCGCACCTTGAACAACAGCTTCATCATTCTCGACGAAAGCCAAAACACCACGGTCGAGCAGATGAAGATGTTCCTCACCCGTATCGGTTTCGGCTCCACGGCCGTGATCACTGGCGACATCACCCAGGTCGACCTGCCCAAGGGCACCAAGTCGGGCCTGGGCCAGGTGATCGAAGTGCTCAAGGACGTGCCAGGCATCAGCTTCACGCATTTCATGCCCAAGGACGTGGTGCGTCACCCGCTGGTACAGCGCATTGTCGAGGCCTACGAGCGCTTCGAACACCGCGACGACGGCCTATCCAAAGACGTACGCCGCGATGCTTGA
- the ybeY gene encoding rRNA maturation RNase YbeY, which yields MLELDLQLATEAAAPSEAQFRQWCELALRQRTADSELTIRLVDEPEGRELNHTWRQKDYATNVLSFPADVPDEFLDIPLLGDLVICVAVVEREAREQEKELEAHWAHLVIHGCLHLLGYDHIDDDEALEMEALERTLLAELGHRDPYADDENQSTLN from the coding sequence ATGCTTGAGCTTGACCTGCAACTGGCCACCGAAGCGGCCGCGCCCAGCGAAGCGCAGTTCCGTCAGTGGTGTGAGCTGGCCTTGCGCCAGCGCACCGCCGATTCGGAGCTGACCATTCGCCTGGTGGACGAACCCGAAGGCCGTGAGCTGAATCACACCTGGCGCCAAAAAGACTACGCGACCAACGTGCTGTCGTTCCCCGCCGACGTGCCCGACGAGTTCCTGGACATCCCCTTGCTGGGCGACCTGGTGATCTGCGTCGCGGTGGTTGAGCGCGAAGCGCGGGAGCAAGAAAAGGAACTCGAGGCCCACTGGGCCCATCTAGTCATCCATGGCTGCTTGCATCTGTTGGGTTACGACCATATAGACGATGACGAAGCCCTGGAAATGGAAGCACTGGAACGAACGTTGCTTGCAGAACTGGGCCACCGCGACCCGTATGCAGATGACGAAAACCAATCGACACTCAACTGA